One region of Quercus lobata isolate SW786 chromosome 2, ValleyOak3.0 Primary Assembly, whole genome shotgun sequence genomic DNA includes:
- the LOC115974968 gene encoding cold-responsive protein kinase 1-like isoform X2: protein MLIRNYLWIMLCPLTTTMLSLLFFSTFLIQPSLSSVMDPITFSFPTFNPESCSNGELICMGSATAVDGYLSITPEPQHGNFTQLKTKNSTDSGDGMAFIIAPNHDPSPPDSHGFFLGILDRSTEGVVRQLAVELDTFKNEYDLDGNHIGIDTTNMINPIAAKSLDYTGIELKSGRDIKVKIDYDGWKNMLQISVGYSGKPLVTVLEQSIVMSDTVPSSVFVGFTASTGLVSESHKVIDWVFTSVPLPFSSIHNGHEKDHKIKKTVLVSVTTCFMVLLVIVTCMFLPSVLRKLRKKNQRDLDIETQSRNAANVPKMFTYKQLSKATRNFSKENLLGKGGFGSVYRGIISVPPKVIAVKKISATSKQGEREYMAEICTIGRMRHKNIVQLEGWCHEGENLLLVYEFMSNGSLDRFIGKEFLDWETRYKILTGLASALLYLHEECGNPVVHRDIKPNNVMLDSDFNAHLGDFGLARILQNDASVTTMLAGTTRYLAPEIGFIGKATPESDVYSFGMVVLEVVCGKRSKDIMAEYGLVDYVWNLYGENELLECVDQMLQGKFDEKQVKRTLIVGLACLNPDSMFRPKMRRVVNILMDPNEPLMNLPGNRPSGVCVVFPSNSSTSPTATDSSALLQSSMASLMNSNEPLMNSPGNRPSGLYVFFSSNSSTSTTATDGSALLQSSMASLMNPNEP from the exons ATGCTCATAAGAAACTATCTTTGGATTATGCTGTGTCCCTTAACTACAACCATGCTTTCGCTTTTGTTCTTCTCTACCTTTCTTATTCAACCTTCTTTGAGCTCCGTGATGGACCCTATCACCTTCTCTTTCCCCACATTCAATCCTGAAAGTTGCAGCAATGGAGAGCTTATTTGCATGGGTTCAGCGACTGCAGTCGATGGATATTTGAGCATTACACCGGAGCCACAACACGGCAATTTCACTCAGCTAAAAACCAAG aattCAACTGATTCAGGAGATGGAATGGCGTTTATTATTGCACCAAATCATGATCCATCGCCACCAGATAGCCATGGCTTCTTTCTCGGAATCCTTGATCGGTCAACCGAAg GTGTTGTTCGGCAATTAGCTGTGGAGCTTGACACCTTCAAGAATGAATATGATTTAGACGGAAACCATATTGGCATTGACACAACAAACATGATTAATCCGATTGCAGCAAAGAGTCTTGACTACACTGGCATTGAGCTCAAAAGTGGAAGAGATATCAAGGTCAAAATTGACTATGATGGTTGGAAAAACATGCTTCAAATTTCAGTTGGATATTCTGGGAAACCATTAGTGACCGTTCTCGAACAATCAATAGTCATGTCTGACACAGTTCCAAGCTCCGTTTTCGTGGGCTTTACGGCTTCTACGGGGCTTGTCTCAGAAAGCCATAAGGTCATTGATTGGGTTTTCACATCAGTGCCATTGCCATTCTCTTCCATCCACAATGGGCATGAAAAGGACCACAAAATCAAGAAGACCGTATTGGTTAGTGTTACAACATGTTTCATGGTTTTGTTGGTTATAGTGACTTGCATGTTTCTTCCATCAGTTTTAAGAAAGCTAAGGAAGAAAAATCAGAGAGATCTAGATATAGAAACTCAATCTAGGAATGCAGCAAATGTCCCTAAGATGTTTACGTACAAGCAGCTTTCAAAAGCTACTCGCAACTTCAGCAAGGAAAACTTGTTGGGTAAGGGTGGATTTGGAAGTGTTTACAGAGGTATTATCTCGGTTCCTCCAAAAGTCATAGCTGTCAAGAAGATTTCGGCAACCTCAAAACAAG GTGAAAGAGAGTATATGGCAGAAATATGCACCATAGGACGCATGCGGCACAAAAATATTGTGCAACTAGAAGGTTGGTGCCATGAGGGAGAGAATCTACTCCTAGTGTATGAATTTATGTCAAATGGTAGCCTAGACCGTTTCATAGGAAAGGAGTTTCTTGACTGGGAAACTAGGTACAAAATATTGACAGGGTTGGCCTCGGCATTACTGTACCTGCACGAAGAATGTGGTAACCCTGTGGTTCATCGAGACATTAAGCCCAACAATGTAATGTTAGACTCTGATTTTAATGCTCATCTTGGTGATTTTGGTCTTGCAAGAATTCTCCAAAATGATGCCTCTGTTACAACTATGCTAGCTGGGACTACAAGATATTTGGCACCAGAAATAGGCTTCATAGGAAAGGCTACCCCAGAATCTGATGTGTATAGCTTTGGCATGGTAGTACTTGAAGTTGTGTGTGGGAAAAGATCAAAGGATATCATGGCTGAATACGGTCTAGTAGACTATGTATGGAATTTATACGGGGAAAATGAATTGCTCGAGTGTGTGGACCAAATGCTCCAAGGCAAATTTGACGAGAAGCAAGTGAAAAGGACATTGATTGTAGGGCTTGCATGTTTGAACCCAGATTCAATGTTCCGGCCCAAGATGAGAAGAGTGGTGAATATTCTTATGGACCCAAACGAGCCCCTGATGAATTTGCCAGGAAATCGACCTAGTGGAGTATGTGTAGTTTTCCCTTCTAATTCTTCTACTTCCCCAACAGCCACTGATAGCTCTGCATTGCTTCAATCATCTATGGCATCGCTTATGAACTCAAATGAGCCCTTAATGAATTCGCCAGGAAATCGACCTAGTGGACTATAtgtatttttctcttctaaTTCTTCTACTTCCACAACAGCCACTGATGGCTCTGCATTGCTTCAATCATCTATGGCATCGCTTATGAACCCAAACGAGCCCTAA
- the LOC115974968 gene encoding probable L-type lectin-domain containing receptor kinase S.5 isoform X1, which translates to MLIRNYLWIMLCPLTTTMLSLLFFSTFLIQPSLSSVMDPITFSFPTFNPESCSNGELICMGSATAVDGYLSITPEPQHGNFTQLKTKVGRVLYSHPMLAWPANISTIFTVRISPFQNSTDSGDGMAFIIAPNHDPSPPDSHGFFLGILDRSTEGVVRQLAVELDTFKNEYDLDGNHIGIDTTNMINPIAAKSLDYTGIELKSGRDIKVKIDYDGWKNMLQISVGYSGKPLVTVLEQSIVMSDTVPSSVFVGFTASTGLVSESHKVIDWVFTSVPLPFSSIHNGHEKDHKIKKTVLVSVTTCFMVLLVIVTCMFLPSVLRKLRKKNQRDLDIETQSRNAANVPKMFTYKQLSKATRNFSKENLLGKGGFGSVYRGIISVPPKVIAVKKISATSKQGEREYMAEICTIGRMRHKNIVQLEGWCHEGENLLLVYEFMSNGSLDRFIGKEFLDWETRYKILTGLASALLYLHEECGNPVVHRDIKPNNVMLDSDFNAHLGDFGLARILQNDASVTTMLAGTTRYLAPEIGFIGKATPESDVYSFGMVVLEVVCGKRSKDIMAEYGLVDYVWNLYGENELLECVDQMLQGKFDEKQVKRTLIVGLACLNPDSMFRPKMRRVVNILMDPNEPLMNLPGNRPSGVCVVFPSNSSTSPTATDSSALLQSSMASLMNSNEPLMNSPGNRPSGLYVFFSSNSSTSTTATDGSALLQSSMASLMNPNEP; encoded by the exons ATGCTCATAAGAAACTATCTTTGGATTATGCTGTGTCCCTTAACTACAACCATGCTTTCGCTTTTGTTCTTCTCTACCTTTCTTATTCAACCTTCTTTGAGCTCCGTGATGGACCCTATCACCTTCTCTTTCCCCACATTCAATCCTGAAAGTTGCAGCAATGGAGAGCTTATTTGCATGGGTTCAGCGACTGCAGTCGATGGATATTTGAGCATTACACCGGAGCCACAACACGGCAATTTCACTCAGCTAAAAACCAAGGTTGGCCGGGTTCTGTATTCCCACCCTATGCTTGCATGGCCAGCCAATATCTCAACCATCTTCACTGTTAGaatttctcccttccagaattCAACTGATTCAGGAGATGGAATGGCGTTTATTATTGCACCAAATCATGATCCATCGCCACCAGATAGCCATGGCTTCTTTCTCGGAATCCTTGATCGGTCAACCGAAg GTGTTGTTCGGCAATTAGCTGTGGAGCTTGACACCTTCAAGAATGAATATGATTTAGACGGAAACCATATTGGCATTGACACAACAAACATGATTAATCCGATTGCAGCAAAGAGTCTTGACTACACTGGCATTGAGCTCAAAAGTGGAAGAGATATCAAGGTCAAAATTGACTATGATGGTTGGAAAAACATGCTTCAAATTTCAGTTGGATATTCTGGGAAACCATTAGTGACCGTTCTCGAACAATCAATAGTCATGTCTGACACAGTTCCAAGCTCCGTTTTCGTGGGCTTTACGGCTTCTACGGGGCTTGTCTCAGAAAGCCATAAGGTCATTGATTGGGTTTTCACATCAGTGCCATTGCCATTCTCTTCCATCCACAATGGGCATGAAAAGGACCACAAAATCAAGAAGACCGTATTGGTTAGTGTTACAACATGTTTCATGGTTTTGTTGGTTATAGTGACTTGCATGTTTCTTCCATCAGTTTTAAGAAAGCTAAGGAAGAAAAATCAGAGAGATCTAGATATAGAAACTCAATCTAGGAATGCAGCAAATGTCCCTAAGATGTTTACGTACAAGCAGCTTTCAAAAGCTACTCGCAACTTCAGCAAGGAAAACTTGTTGGGTAAGGGTGGATTTGGAAGTGTTTACAGAGGTATTATCTCGGTTCCTCCAAAAGTCATAGCTGTCAAGAAGATTTCGGCAACCTCAAAACAAG GTGAAAGAGAGTATATGGCAGAAATATGCACCATAGGACGCATGCGGCACAAAAATATTGTGCAACTAGAAGGTTGGTGCCATGAGGGAGAGAATCTACTCCTAGTGTATGAATTTATGTCAAATGGTAGCCTAGACCGTTTCATAGGAAAGGAGTTTCTTGACTGGGAAACTAGGTACAAAATATTGACAGGGTTGGCCTCGGCATTACTGTACCTGCACGAAGAATGTGGTAACCCTGTGGTTCATCGAGACATTAAGCCCAACAATGTAATGTTAGACTCTGATTTTAATGCTCATCTTGGTGATTTTGGTCTTGCAAGAATTCTCCAAAATGATGCCTCTGTTACAACTATGCTAGCTGGGACTACAAGATATTTGGCACCAGAAATAGGCTTCATAGGAAAGGCTACCCCAGAATCTGATGTGTATAGCTTTGGCATGGTAGTACTTGAAGTTGTGTGTGGGAAAAGATCAAAGGATATCATGGCTGAATACGGTCTAGTAGACTATGTATGGAATTTATACGGGGAAAATGAATTGCTCGAGTGTGTGGACCAAATGCTCCAAGGCAAATTTGACGAGAAGCAAGTGAAAAGGACATTGATTGTAGGGCTTGCATGTTTGAACCCAGATTCAATGTTCCGGCCCAAGATGAGAAGAGTGGTGAATATTCTTATGGACCCAAACGAGCCCCTGATGAATTTGCCAGGAAATCGACCTAGTGGAGTATGTGTAGTTTTCCCTTCTAATTCTTCTACTTCCCCAACAGCCACTGATAGCTCTGCATTGCTTCAATCATCTATGGCATCGCTTATGAACTCAAATGAGCCCTTAATGAATTCGCCAGGAAATCGACCTAGTGGACTATAtgtatttttctcttctaaTTCTTCTACTTCCACAACAGCCACTGATGGCTCTGCATTGCTTCAATCATCTATGGCATCGCTTATGAACCCAAACGAGCCCTAA
- the LOC115974968 gene encoding cold-responsive protein kinase 1-like isoform X3 produces the protein MLIRNYLWIMLCPLTTTMLSLLFFSTFLIQPSLSSVMDPITFSFPTFNPESCSNGELICMGSATAVDGYLSITPEPQHGNFTQLKTKVGRVLYSHPMLAWPANISTIFTVRISPFQNSTDSGDGMAFIIAPNHDPSPPDSHGFFLGILDRSTEAKSLDYTGIELKSGRDIKVKIDYDGWKNMLQISVGYSGKPLVTVLEQSIVMSDTVPSSVFVGFTASTGLVSESHKVIDWVFTSVPLPFSSIHNGHEKDHKIKKTVLVSVTTCFMVLLVIVTCMFLPSVLRKLRKKNQRDLDIETQSRNAANVPKMFTYKQLSKATRNFSKENLLGKGGFGSVYRGIISVPPKVIAVKKISATSKQGEREYMAEICTIGRMRHKNIVQLEGWCHEGENLLLVYEFMSNGSLDRFIGKEFLDWETRYKILTGLASALLYLHEECGNPVVHRDIKPNNVMLDSDFNAHLGDFGLARILQNDASVTTMLAGTTRYLAPEIGFIGKATPESDVYSFGMVVLEVVCGKRSKDIMAEYGLVDYVWNLYGENELLECVDQMLQGKFDEKQVKRTLIVGLACLNPDSMFRPKMRRVVNILMDPNEPLMNLPGNRPSGVCVVFPSNSSTSPTATDSSALLQSSMASLMNSNEPLMNSPGNRPSGLYVFFSSNSSTSTTATDGSALLQSSMASLMNPNEP, from the exons ATGCTCATAAGAAACTATCTTTGGATTATGCTGTGTCCCTTAACTACAACCATGCTTTCGCTTTTGTTCTTCTCTACCTTTCTTATTCAACCTTCTTTGAGCTCCGTGATGGACCCTATCACCTTCTCTTTCCCCACATTCAATCCTGAAAGTTGCAGCAATGGAGAGCTTATTTGCATGGGTTCAGCGACTGCAGTCGATGGATATTTGAGCATTACACCGGAGCCACAACACGGCAATTTCACTCAGCTAAAAACCAAGGTTGGCCGGGTTCTGTATTCCCACCCTATGCTTGCATGGCCAGCCAATATCTCAACCATCTTCACTGTTAGaatttctcccttccagaattCAACTGATTCAGGAGATGGAATGGCGTTTATTATTGCACCAAATCATGATCCATCGCCACCAGATAGCCATGGCTTCTTTCTCGGAATCCTTGATCGGTCAACCGAAg CAAAGAGTCTTGACTACACTGGCATTGAGCTCAAAAGTGGAAGAGATATCAAGGTCAAAATTGACTATGATGGTTGGAAAAACATGCTTCAAATTTCAGTTGGATATTCTGGGAAACCATTAGTGACCGTTCTCGAACAATCAATAGTCATGTCTGACACAGTTCCAAGCTCCGTTTTCGTGGGCTTTACGGCTTCTACGGGGCTTGTCTCAGAAAGCCATAAGGTCATTGATTGGGTTTTCACATCAGTGCCATTGCCATTCTCTTCCATCCACAATGGGCATGAAAAGGACCACAAAATCAAGAAGACCGTATTGGTTAGTGTTACAACATGTTTCATGGTTTTGTTGGTTATAGTGACTTGCATGTTTCTTCCATCAGTTTTAAGAAAGCTAAGGAAGAAAAATCAGAGAGATCTAGATATAGAAACTCAATCTAGGAATGCAGCAAATGTCCCTAAGATGTTTACGTACAAGCAGCTTTCAAAAGCTACTCGCAACTTCAGCAAGGAAAACTTGTTGGGTAAGGGTGGATTTGGAAGTGTTTACAGAGGTATTATCTCGGTTCCTCCAAAAGTCATAGCTGTCAAGAAGATTTCGGCAACCTCAAAACAAG GTGAAAGAGAGTATATGGCAGAAATATGCACCATAGGACGCATGCGGCACAAAAATATTGTGCAACTAGAAGGTTGGTGCCATGAGGGAGAGAATCTACTCCTAGTGTATGAATTTATGTCAAATGGTAGCCTAGACCGTTTCATAGGAAAGGAGTTTCTTGACTGGGAAACTAGGTACAAAATATTGACAGGGTTGGCCTCGGCATTACTGTACCTGCACGAAGAATGTGGTAACCCTGTGGTTCATCGAGACATTAAGCCCAACAATGTAATGTTAGACTCTGATTTTAATGCTCATCTTGGTGATTTTGGTCTTGCAAGAATTCTCCAAAATGATGCCTCTGTTACAACTATGCTAGCTGGGACTACAAGATATTTGGCACCAGAAATAGGCTTCATAGGAAAGGCTACCCCAGAATCTGATGTGTATAGCTTTGGCATGGTAGTACTTGAAGTTGTGTGTGGGAAAAGATCAAAGGATATCATGGCTGAATACGGTCTAGTAGACTATGTATGGAATTTATACGGGGAAAATGAATTGCTCGAGTGTGTGGACCAAATGCTCCAAGGCAAATTTGACGAGAAGCAAGTGAAAAGGACATTGATTGTAGGGCTTGCATGTTTGAACCCAGATTCAATGTTCCGGCCCAAGATGAGAAGAGTGGTGAATATTCTTATGGACCCAAACGAGCCCCTGATGAATTTGCCAGGAAATCGACCTAGTGGAGTATGTGTAGTTTTCCCTTCTAATTCTTCTACTTCCCCAACAGCCACTGATAGCTCTGCATTGCTTCAATCATCTATGGCATCGCTTATGAACTCAAATGAGCCCTTAATGAATTCGCCAGGAAATCGACCTAGTGGACTATAtgtatttttctcttctaaTTCTTCTACTTCCACAACAGCCACTGATGGCTCTGCATTGCTTCAATCATCTATGGCATCGCTTATGAACCCAAACGAGCCCTAA